From the Musa acuminata AAA Group cultivar baxijiao chromosome BXJ3-7, Cavendish_Baxijiao_AAA, whole genome shotgun sequence genome, one window contains:
- the LOC135643545 gene encoding uncharacterized protein LOC135643545, which translates to MAMTVMMNKTRDLLEDLVRESSFNWALTRRTSFHGDDEFDDLSRSPSGRQATSIAALSPIANLVVARCSLILGVSVDDIQHNFDAKASEAIRRPSRYARNLVEYCCFTTLALSTRVAGYLSDKSFHRLTFDMMLAWDSPASSPPPSPQAKEGGERPVGVEAFSRIAPAIPSVADVVNCSNIFNVLTASTGGRLSFAIYDKYLRNLDRAIKKMKTQSESSLLSDLRFHRGERILDMDGTLTAQPVLEHVGNSAWPGRLTLTDHALYFEALKVVAYNKPKVYDLADDLKQCIKPELTGPWGSRLFDKAVMYKSISLSEPVFMEFPELTGHSRRDYWLAIMREVLYAHRFLRKFQIEGVEKEEMLLKAVLGILRLQALVELVPSQIIRYETLLTFSLCDQLPGGDLILETLAGMIASRRLERTNESDSGSLMHYSTSALGILSNLGVVSQVSNAESLLVGEMIVGEMTTLERAVTQSMTNYKKVEQAQATVDVVKVDGLDTNLALMKELLHPVIKLGNFLVTLASWDDPVKSFVFCCASFYIILRGLLGFLLVMVFLLVAIFILLTRFINQGRPIDQVKVMAPPSMNTMEQLLAVQNAISQVEELVQNGNITLLKLRALLLSVSSQAANTAVLTLVLMALTVAILPAKLILFVIFLEIFTRQSPPRRASTERWARRWREWWFSIPAAPVVLERDKVEKM; encoded by the exons ATGGCGATGACGGTGATGATGAACAAGACGAGGGATCTACTGGAAGATCTGGTGAGGGAGTCGTCCTTCAACTGGGCGCTCACCCGCCGCACCTCCTTCCACGGCGACGACGAGTTCGACGATTTGTCCCGCTCGCCCTCCGGCCGCCAGGCCACCTCGATCGCCGCCCTGTCCCCCATCGCTAACCTCGTCGTCGCCCGATGCTCCCT AATCCTTGGGGTTTCTGTGGACGATATTCAGCATAATTTCGATGCCAAAGCGTCTGAGGCTATAAGACGCCCCTCGCGTTACGCGAGAAATTTGGTGGAGTACTGTTGCTTCACAACGCTCGCGCTGTCCACTCGAGTTGCGGGATACCTCTCCGATAAGAGCTTCCACCGCCTCACCTTCGACATGATGTTGGCCTGGGACTCTCCTGCATCAAGCCCGCCTCCTTCACCTCAGGCTAAG GAGGGCGGGGAGAGACCGGTTGGTGTGGAAGCTTTTTCCCGGATAGCACCTGCAATTCCCTCCGTTGCAGATGTAGTTAACTGCTCAAATATTTTCAATGTGCTTACAGCCTCAACTGGAGGGAGGCTTTCTTTTGCTATATATGACAAGTATTTGCGCAATCTAGACAG AGCAATAAAGAAAATGAAGACTCAGTCAGAATCATCTCTTCTTTCAGATCTTCGTTTCCATAGAGGAGAAAGGATACTTGATATGGATGGAACACTGACTGCTCAACCAGTGCTTGAACATGTAGGAAATTCTGCATGGCCTG GAAGACTCACACTGACAGATCATGCTCTCTACTTTGAAGCTCTGAAAGTTGTGGCTTACAATAAGCCAAAGGTGTATGATCTTGCAGATGATCTAAAACAGTGTATCAAGCCTGAATTGACAGGTCCATGGGGCTCACGTCTTTTTGACAAGGCAGTCATGTACAAATCCATATCCTT ATCAGAACCAGTGTTCATGGAGTTTCCTGAGCTCACGGGTCATTCTCGGCGTGATTATTGGCTAGCTATCATGCGAGAAGTTCTTTATGCACATAGGTTTCTTAGAAAGTTCCAGATAGAGGGTgttgaaaaagaagaaatgctTTTGAAGGCTGTGCTGGGCATTCTGAGATTACAAGCTCTTGTAGAGTTAGTTCCTTCACAGATCATTAGATATGAGACACTTTTAACATTCAGTCTCTGTGACCAGCTTCCTGGAGGTGACCTCATACTTGAAACACTTGCTGGTATGATAGCATCAAGGAGGTTGGAACGGACTAATGAATCTGATTCTGGAAGTTTAATGCACTACTCTACATCTGCTTTGGGTATATTGTCAAACCTGGGGGTTGTGTCACAAGTCTCAAATGCTGAAAGTCTTCTTGTTGGTGAAATGATTGTAGGGGAGATGACAACCTTAGAAAGAGCTGTCACACAGTCTATGACTAATTATAAAAAGGTTGAGCAAGCACAGGCTACAGTTGATGTGGTTAAAGTAGATGGACTTGATACCAATTTGGCACTAATGAAG GAATTGCTACATCCCGTTATCAAACTTGGAAATTTCCTTGTGACTTTGGCATCTTGGGATGACCCTGTGAAGTCATTTGTATTTTGCTGTGCATCTTTTTACATCATTCTCAG GGGATTGCTTGGTTTTCTACTTGTCATGGTTTTTCTCTTAGTTGCAATATTCATACTGCTCACTCGATTTATCAATCAAGGAAGGCCAATCGATCAGGTCAAGGTGATGGCTCCCCCATCTATGAATACTATGGAACAGCTCCTAGCAGTTCAGAATGCAATTTCTCAAGTTGAAGAGCTTGTCCAGAATGGGAATATTACTCTCTTGAAGCTACGAGCATTGTTGCTCTCTGTTTCTTCGCAG GCGGCCAATACAGCTGTACTCACACTGGTTTTGATGGCATTGACTGTAGCCATTTTACCAGCTAAACTGATACTCTTCGTGATATTTCTGGAGATATTTACGAGGCAGTCCCCACCACGAAGGGCGAGCACAGAGAGATGGGCAAGAAGATGGAGAGAATGGTGGTTCAGCATACCGGCAGCTCCCGTAGTTCTTGAAAGGGATAAAGTAGAGAAGATGTGA